One part of the Oncorhynchus nerka isolate Pitt River unplaced genomic scaffold, Oner_Uvic_2.0 unplaced_scaffold_21___fragment_6___debris, whole genome shotgun sequence genome encodes these proteins:
- the LOC115133117 gene encoding lipase maturation factor 2-like, protein MGETRLPRHMFLWSMAIIYMFAFASLYVQIPGLYGNEGVLPVRLVEPRVDGSRPVLEQIHAHPSLLWLGPRLGLDLDAQQAMELLCLAGALLALGAALLEPLRDSLVFFCLWALYLSLCQVGQDFLRFQWDSLLLEAGFLTVLVAPLNLLRWRSAFRQHDAVTFWLVRWLLFRLTFGSGVAKLASHCPSWWGLTAVNHMFEAQGIPLPWSWFIQQLPDWYLKLGTVGLLVTEIAVPPLYFAPIRHLRLAAFYIQAVYQVKLMFVGNYGFLPFLSLALTFSLLDDDHISYWLGHGKKKSAKTWNQTIMSLVLLSVFAAIIYGTKVLFTLEMDWEAKTMTSKTAFTQQQFDNWLKLVTGPTIWVGVLSLTWEVVAAMLGCVCVRGCLWKLWGLVQWAVIVSAAVAVFAISVVPYSSMEQVYSSKILPEVRQAYSLVERYRLVSAYSLDNRVDGRSEVVLEGSMDKNTWTEIEFMYKPGNVGVAPPVVAPHQPRLDWQMSQAAQGLAEQSPWFTSLVHCLLQGKKDVVRLIQTDSAQYPFSQAPPVYLRASLYQYWFTQTAQDWSGPKEWWRRDYSEEFYPAVQLGDPTLEAMLNQHGLKETFPIQPSPDSPLAQALKQVRGHVQTLPGHLVLWSLLATVATIWLFKTLLSGVLGGRKAKPTPAEPKAKKAKAQPAAKNASASSLKAGRENSEESRRDADKSPKKRK, encoded by the exons ATGGGGGAAACCAGATTACCGCGTCATATGTTTTTATGGAGTATGGCAATTATTTACATGTTTGCTTTTGCATCCCTCTATGTTCAGATACCAG GTCTCTATGGCAATGAGGGGGTCCTGCCTGTGCGCCTGGTGGAGCCCCGTGTGGACGGCTCCAGGCCAGTGTTGGAGCAGATACATGCCCACCCCTCCCTGCTGTGGTTGGGGCCCCGGCTGGGTCTGGACCTGGACGCCCAGCAGGCAATGGAGCTGCTCTGCCTGGCGGGGGCGCTCTTAGCCCTGGGAGCAGCCCTACTGGAGCCCCTCCGAGACAGCCTGGTGTTCTTCTGCCTCTgggccctctacctctccctctgtcag GTGGGTCAAGACTTTCTGCGTTTTCAGTG GGACAGTCTGCTGTTGGAGGCGGGCTTCCTGACCGTGCTCGTCGCGCCGCTCAACCTCCTGCGGTGGCGCTCGGCATTCCGTCAGCATGACGCCGTGACCTTCTGGCTGGTGCGCTGGCTCCTGTTCCGCCTCACCTTTGGCTCCGGGGTCGCCAAGCTGGCCAGCCACTGCCCCAGCTGGTGGGGGCTCACCG CGGTGAACCACATGTTTGAGGCCCAAGGCATCCCCCTGCCCTGGTCCTGGTTCATCCAGCAGCTGCCAGACTGGTACCTGAAGCTGGGGACTGTCGGTCTGTTGGTGACCGAGATCGCTGTGCCCCCCCTCTACTTCGCCCCCATCCGCCACCTCAGACTGGCAGCCTTCTacattcag GCAGTGTACCAGGTGAAGTTAATGTTCGTGGGGAACTATGGCTTCCTCCCCTTCCTTTCCCTGGCTCTGACTTTCTCCCTGTTGGACGACGACCATATCAGCTACTGGCTGGGCCACGGCAAGAAGAAGAGCGCCAAGA CCTGGAACCAAACCATAATGTCATTGGTGTTGCTGTCTGTATTTGCTGCCATCATCTATGGAACTAAAGTGCTCTTCACACTGGAAATGGACTGGGAGGCCAAGACCATGACCTCTAAAACCG CCTTTACCCAGCAGCAGTTTGACAATTGGTTGAAGCTTGTGACAGGACCCACTATCTGGGTAggagttctctctctcacctgggaGGTGGTGGCAGCCATGCTTGG gtgtgtgtgtgttagagggtgtctCTGGAAGCTCTGGGGTCTTGTCCAATGGGCTGTCATTGTCTCTGCTGCAGTCGCCGTGTTTGCTATCAGTGTG GTGCCCTACTCGTCCATGGAGCAGGTGTACAGCAGTAAGATCCTCCCGGAGGTGAGACAGGCCTACAGCCTAGTGGAGCGCTATAGACTGGTCAGTGCCTACAGCCTGGACAACAGGGTGGACGGGAGGTCAGAGGTCGTCCTCGAGGGCAGCATGGACAAGAATACCTGGACG GAGATAGAGTTCATGTACAAGCCGGGAAATGTGGGCGTGGCCCCTCCAGTGGTGGCCCCCCACCAGCCACGGTTAGACTGGCagatgagccaggcagcccagggACTGGCCGAACAGAGCCCCTGGTTCACAAGCCTAGTGCACTGCCTACTGCAGGGCAAGAAGGATG TGGTGAGACTGATCCAGACAGACTCAGCCCAATACCCATTCAGCCAGGCCCCCCCGGTCTACCTCCGAGCCAGCCTCTACCAGTACTGGTTCACCCAGACCGCACAGGACTG GTCTGGTCCTAaagagtggtggaggagagacTATTCAGAGGAGTTCTATCCTGCAGTGCAGCTGGGTGACCCTACCCTGGAGGCCATGCTCAACCAGCACGGACTCAAG GAGACGTTCCCGATTCAGCCCAGTCCTGACTCTCCTCTGGCCCAGGCTCTGAAGCAGGTACGGGGCCACGTTCAGACTCTACCCGGCCACCTGGTGCTCTGGTCCCTCCTGGCCACTGTCGCCACCATCTGGCTCTTCAAAACCCTGCTCTCCGGGGTCCTGGGGGGCCGAAAGGCTAAACCCACTCCGGCCGAACCCAAGGCCAAGAAGGCGAAGGCCCAGCCAGCAGCGAAAAATGCCTCGGCCTCCAGTCTCAAAGCAGGGAGGGAGAATTCTGAGGAGAGTAGACGGGATGCTGACAAGAGCCCTAAGAAGAGGAAGTGA